In Octopus bimaculoides isolate UCB-OBI-ISO-001 chromosome 5, ASM119413v2, whole genome shotgun sequence, a genomic segment contains:
- the LOC106884350 gene encoding uncharacterized protein LOC106884350 gives MELTLLVKQMMDYVIEAQIIMGYGKDDTVFIPKIPLTPTDCPYRMQRLQFPLKLSFAMTINPSTSSIAESCRIGLSNIIPKVLAMPSRVRIMYCNILEFKDP, from the coding sequence ATGGAACTCACCTTGTTGGTCAAACAAATGATGGACTACGTCATTGAAGCCCAAATTATCATGGGATACGGCAAAGACGATACCGTTTTTATTCCGAAAATTCCACTAACCCCAACAGACTGCCCTTACCGTATGCAGAGACTTCAGTTCCCTCTCAAACTCAGCTTCGCCATGACAATTAACCCAAGTACAAGTTCAATCGCTGAAAGTTGTCGGATTGGACTTTCGAACATCATTCCAAAGGTCTTAGCTATGCCATCTAGAGTGAGGATAATGTACTGCAATATTTTGGAATTCAAGGACCCATAG